A DNA window from Nitrososphaerales archaeon contains the following coding sequences:
- a CDS encoding IS701 family transposase, with translation RLRTGISWYETKISIIRGAIRSYLANPILSLNPIASA, from the coding sequence ACAGGTTGAGGACAGGCATAAGCTGGTACGAGACAAAGATCTCTATAATTCGAGGAGCAATCCGTTCTTATCTTGCCAACCCTATTCTGTCATTGAATCCAATTGCAAGTGCGTAA